The genome window CGTATTCATGGCTTCGACCTTGCCCGCGCGCTCGCCATCATCGGCATGATGACCTCCCACCTGGGCCCCTCCCAGGACTGGGTCGGTGCCCTGAGCAATGGCTTTCCCTCCGCCCTCTTTGCGGTACTTGCCGGCGTATCGCTCAGCCTCATGCACGCCAAGGCCGATGCCACCGGCGGCCCGGAGCTGGCCGCCACCCGGCACCGCACTCTGATCCGGGGCGTGATCCTGGTGGCCCTGGGCATGGTGCTTTCCAGCGTGCAATCCGTGATCGCCGTGGTGCTGGCCTCCATCGGCGCGATCTACCTGGTCTTAGGGCCGTGTACCCGGTGGCGCACCCGCTACCTGGTGGCCGGGGCCGTGATCCTGCCGCTGGTGGGAATAGGCTTGAGCTTCTATCAGGTGCAGGGCACGCCCATGGCGCAGAGTCCCCTGTTAGAGGGGGCCTATCCCATCATCAACTGGCTGGCCTACGGGATCTTTGGCATGGTGCTCCACCGCGCGTTCTTTGCTAAGCCGCTCATCCCCGTGGCGGTCACCTGCCTGGGGCTGCTCGTGGGCGGCTACGCCGTGTGGCAGCGCCACCTCACCGGGGAGATGGGCCACGGGGAAAATCCCTTAGACGTGGTGTACTCCTATGGCTTTAGCGCGGGCGTGATCGGCCTGTGCCTGCTCATCACCCGCCCCCGCGCGCTCACCACGGCGCTTTATCCCCTGCGCAGCCTGGGCGTAATGGCGCTGACCGTGTACGTGGCGCACGTGCTCACCGCCGCCATTCCGCTTCAGGGCTACCCCAGCTTTGGCAGCGAGTCCTCCTCCGCGGCCGCCTATGGCGAGTCAATGGACGAACTCTTTGCCGGGGTGGACTTTGAGCAGTTCCGCGAGGACATCGCCGCCACCGAGAACTGGGAAGAATATATGGCGGTGGAATCGGAAACGCTCTTCCCCGCCGCGGGTTCCGGCGCAGCGGGATCAGACTCGGACGCCCTGCCCACCGAGCAGGATCACACCGCCTGGTGGCTGGGTTCCATCGGCGTGGCGCTGGTGCTGTGTTCGCTGTGGCGCGCCTTCCGCCCGCGCGGCCCCCTGGAGGCCGCCCTGCGCTGGGCCACCTACCGGGGCAGCACACCAGAGTTGGCCGCGCGGTAATTATTTTGTTTAACTCCCCAGGGCGACGGGTATCGTCCTAATATCCTCCGTGTTTTCGTCTAGCAAGGATTATCGTGTCTGAATCATCCCCCGCGCCTGCGGCCTCCACGGCCCCGGCGCCCTACGCCACGTCCGCAGGTGATTTTGCGCTCAAGGTGCTCAACGGCATTTCCATCGCCGTGGTGGTATCGCTGGTTCCCCAGGCGCTCCTGGGCGAACTCTTCAAGGCCCTGCTCCCGGTATTCCCCCAGGGAATCAACATCATCAACATGGTGAGCCTCACCGCCTCCATGATGCCGCTGATCATCGGCGTGATGGTGGCCATGCAGTTCAAACTCACCCCCATCCAAACCGCCGCCGTGGGCATCGCCGCCATGCTCGGCTCCGGGGTGGCCACCCCCGATCCCGAGGGCGGATTCCATGTGCAGGGCACCGGGCTGGTGATTAACTCCGGCCTCACCGCAGCCCTGGCCGTGGGCGTGGTGGCCGTGATCGGGCACAGATTGAAGAATTACACGATCCTCCTGCTCCCCATGATCGTGATTCTGATTGCCGGTGGCATTGGCTCCATGGTCACCTACCCCGCGGTCAAGGTGCTCACCCAGTGGCTGGGCTCCGTGGTCAATGGCGCCACCGGCTTCCAGCCCGTGCTCATGGGCTTGGTGCTGGCCGTGCTCTTCTCCGTGATGATCGTCTCCCCCATCTCCACGGTGGGCATCGCCACCGCCATCTTCATGGAGGGCATCTCCTCCGGTACCGCCAACCTCGGCGTGACCGCCGCCGGGTTCGGACTCATGGTGGCCGGTTGGAAGGTCAATGGCTTTGGCACCTCGATCCTGCACGTGCTCGGCTCCCCCAAGGTGCAGATGGCTAACCTGTGGTCGCGCCCCATCACCATGCTGCCCATGATCTGTAGCGCGGCGATCGTTGGTGCCCTCGGCGGAATGTTGGGGATCTCCGGCACCCCGATCTCGGCGGGCTTTGGTGTGTCCGGCCTCATGGGGCCGCTGGCCGCCCTGAACTACGAGGGCTGGGGCTGGACGGCCGCCAACATGCTCATCGTGGGCGGGCTCTTCTTTATCCTGCCCCTGGTGCTCGCCATCGTATTCACCAAGGTATTTGAAAAGATCGGCTGGGTGCGCCCGGAGCATTACAAGCTGGACTTTGAGTAGGTCCTTGGCTTGCGGGCGGGGTGCGGTGGCACCCCGCTTTTTCTTTTTGCTTATCGACGCCCCGATAAAAGAGGGACACGGCGGGGCGTCGATAAGCAAGTTCGTACAGATCGTACAGCGGAGGGAAGTTCGTACAGGGTGCTATAGTTCGTACAGATCGTACAAGGAGCGAACATGGCAGCACGCAACCCCTTCCGCCCCACCTTTGGCATCGTGCCCGAGGTGGTGGCGGGGCGCACCGGCACCGTCGCCCAGGTGTCCCTGGCGTTAGACGAAGGACCGGGCTCACCCTACCGCTTCACCCTCATCAGCGGGGCTCGCGGTTCCGGCAAGACCGTGCTGCTCAACCTCCTGGAAAAGGAGGCGCGCGCACGCGGCTGGACTCCCCTGCGCGTCACCGCGTCCGGCACCATGCTGGACAAACTCACCCAGACCGACCTCCCCAAACTCCTTGCGGAGCAAAGCCCCAACGCGCACCGCACGCAGATCACCGGCGGCTCGCTTCCCGGTGTAGGTTCGCTCAACGTCACCCGCACGCAGCGCTACCCTTACCAGGAATCGCTCCACAGCCTCCTGCGCGAGGCCGTGACCACGCTCGATACTCGCGGCGGCGGCTTATTTCTCTCCCTCGACGAGCTGCAATCCGCCTCGCCCGAGCACCTGCATACCCTCACCGACGCCATTCAGGACGTGGTGCGCGATGAACTCCCCATCGCCCTCACCGTGGCGGGCCTGCCCTTTGAGATCGCCGAACTCCTCGACCACCCCGGCACCACGTTTCTACGCCGCGCCGTCCCCGTGCCGCTCACCGCGCTACCCCAGGACGAGGTGGAGGCCACCCTGCGCGATACCGCCCTGCGCGGCACCAAGCGCTTTCATGACGCCGCCGCGCGCACCGCCGCCGAGGCCACCCAGGGCTACCCCTACCTGGTGCAACTGCTCGGTTCCGTGGCGTGGGCGCTCGCGGATAAGGAGATCACGCCCGCTACTATCCGCGCCGCCCTGCCCCTCGTGATCGAGCGCATGGGCCTACAGGTACACGCCCCGGCGCTGCGCGGGGTGCCCGAGCGGGAACGCGAATACCTGCTGCACATGGCGAGTGGCACGCGCCCCATGCCCACCGGGGAGATCGCTGCGGCCATGCGGATTCCGGCGAACCAGCAGTCCACCTATCGACGCCGCCTCATCGAACGCGGGCTC of Corynebacterium sp. 21KM1197 contains these proteins:
- a CDS encoding PTS sugar transporter subunit IIC; the encoded protein is MSESSPAPAASTAPAPYATSAGDFALKVLNGISIAVVVSLVPQALLGELFKALLPVFPQGINIINMVSLTASMMPLIIGVMVAMQFKLTPIQTAAVGIAAMLGSGVATPDPEGGFHVQGTGLVINSGLTAALAVGVVAVIGHRLKNYTILLLPMIVILIAGGIGSMVTYPAVKVLTQWLGSVVNGATGFQPVLMGLVLAVLFSVMIVSPISTVGIATAIFMEGISSGTANLGVTAAGFGLMVAGWKVNGFGTSILHVLGSPKVQMANLWSRPITMLPMICSAAIVGALGGMLGISGTPISAGFGVSGLMGPLAALNYEGWGWTAANMLIVGGLFFILPLVLAIVFTKVFEKIGWVRPEHYKLDFE
- a CDS encoding ATP-binding protein gives rise to the protein MAARNPFRPTFGIVPEVVAGRTGTVAQVSLALDEGPGSPYRFTLISGARGSGKTVLLNLLEKEARARGWTPLRVTASGTMLDKLTQTDLPKLLAEQSPNAHRTQITGGSLPGVGSLNVTRTQRYPYQESLHSLLREAVTTLDTRGGGLFLSLDELQSASPEHLHTLTDAIQDVVRDELPIALTVAGLPFEIAELLDHPGTTFLRRAVPVPLTALPQDEVEATLRDTALRGTKRFHDAAARTAAEATQGYPYLVQLLGSVAWALADKEITPATIRAALPLVIERMGLQVHAPALRGVPEREREYLLHMASGTRPMPTGEIAAAMRIPANQQSTYRRRLIERGLIAPAGYGRVDFALPYLEEYLRGVERE